In Promicromonospora sp. Populi, one genomic interval encodes:
- a CDS encoding metal-dependent transcriptional regulator has product MESATDPAELTPVAQDYLKAVWSAQEWSDEKVTTKHLADRLGVGASTVSETVRRLSGQGLLEHERYGAIRLTDDGRRLALMMVRRHRLLETFLVDQLGYGWDEVHDEAEVLEHAVSDVFVERMAARLGNPSRDPHGDPIPAADGTVVRPDAMPLSAMHAGDSGTVVRISDADPEALRYLAELGLDLDMRVEVQARREFAGTVAVSWTCPDERVADLGLLAASRVWVARE; this is encoded by the coding sequence GTGGAGAGCGCAACCGACCCGGCCGAGCTGACGCCCGTCGCCCAGGACTACCTGAAGGCGGTGTGGTCGGCCCAGGAGTGGTCGGACGAGAAGGTGACCACCAAGCACCTCGCCGACCGGCTCGGGGTCGGCGCGTCCACCGTCTCGGAGACGGTGCGCCGCCTGTCCGGGCAGGGCCTGCTGGAGCACGAGCGCTACGGCGCGATCCGGCTGACCGACGACGGCCGCCGCCTCGCGCTCATGATGGTGCGCCGCCACCGGCTCCTGGAGACCTTCCTCGTGGACCAGCTCGGGTACGGCTGGGACGAGGTGCACGACGAGGCCGAGGTGCTGGAGCACGCCGTCTCCGACGTGTTCGTGGAGCGGATGGCCGCGCGCCTGGGCAACCCGTCGCGCGACCCGCACGGCGACCCGATCCCGGCCGCCGACGGCACGGTGGTGCGGCCGGACGCGATGCCGCTGTCGGCCATGCACGCGGGTGACAGCGGCACCGTCGTCCGGATCTCCGACGCCGACCCTGAGGCGCTGCGCTACCTCGCCGAGCTCGGCCTGGACCTCGACATGCGCGTCGAGGTGCAGGCCCGGCGCGAGTTCGCCGGCACGGTCGCCGTCTCCTGGACCTGCCCGGACGAGCGGGTTGCCGACCTCGGCCTGCTCGCGGCCTCCCGGGTGTGGGTGGCACGGGAGTAG
- a CDS encoding metallophosphoesterase, which produces MSRTNPPRWLRWTLAGVAALLVCLASGITTARADLSLGPHEATYAVTADDELVADLGPLGTVVTDSPLPFTLGVRITVHEIPADLSAVDAASFDALAGDLDGYLQFFDSPQQTVRTVAWALVWDAVRGTGTAAVLLVAAGLGLRALLGPARRRYLAGALAARTWAITGVVLVVVLVAGTVTASSAPEQRATLPASPVFAGTALEGARITGRLAGVVDTYSGQLVDAYQANEVFYAGAREQLMAAWDARVAEQEAAAAEPGTEPDAAASDSPEEPDYVTLLLVSDLHCNTGMTPLIRDLADRLAPDVMLNAGDTTINGTSVESVCVDSFASAVPDGVPFVVADGNHDSRLTTATELANRQIVLDGDIVEVAGIRILGDRDPLETRIGGGTVNAREETPEEAGERLRDVACDAAGEAGLGGFTAEDRVDLLMVHQPVVGTAALESGCVPFQISGHMHTRMGPEVVGYGVRYVNASTAGATQGNASVGPLRDSSEMTVLRFDPERRQLVDWQLVEVTPDGEASVSERQAMPPAVPLPDEIPDGVPGGVLGGVLGGTTSGSGRTPSPSGN; this is translated from the coding sequence ATGAGTCGTACCAACCCGCCCCGCTGGCTGCGCTGGACCCTCGCCGGAGTGGCCGCACTCCTCGTCTGCCTAGCGTCCGGGATCACTACCGCGAGAGCAGACCTCAGCCTCGGCCCGCACGAGGCCACCTACGCCGTCACCGCGGACGACGAGCTGGTCGCCGACCTCGGCCCGCTCGGCACCGTCGTCACCGACTCCCCGCTGCCGTTCACCCTCGGTGTCCGGATCACCGTGCACGAGATCCCCGCAGACCTCTCGGCCGTGGACGCCGCCAGCTTCGACGCGCTCGCGGGAGACCTCGACGGCTACCTCCAGTTCTTCGACTCCCCGCAGCAGACAGTGCGCACCGTGGCCTGGGCGCTGGTCTGGGACGCGGTCCGCGGCACGGGCACGGCGGCGGTGCTCCTGGTCGCGGCAGGTCTCGGGCTGCGCGCCCTGCTCGGTCCGGCCCGACGGCGCTACCTCGCCGGGGCGCTCGCCGCCCGCACCTGGGCGATCACCGGCGTTGTGCTCGTCGTCGTTCTGGTGGCCGGGACAGTCACGGCCAGCTCGGCACCCGAGCAGCGGGCGACGCTCCCCGCCTCGCCGGTGTTCGCGGGGACCGCGCTGGAGGGCGCCCGCATCACGGGCCGGCTGGCCGGGGTGGTCGACACCTACAGCGGGCAGCTCGTGGACGCCTACCAGGCCAACGAGGTGTTCTACGCGGGCGCCCGCGAGCAGCTCATGGCGGCCTGGGACGCCCGGGTCGCCGAGCAGGAGGCGGCGGCCGCCGAGCCGGGCACCGAGCCAGACGCCGCGGCGTCGGACAGCCCCGAGGAACCCGACTACGTGACCCTGCTCCTGGTCTCGGACCTGCACTGCAACACCGGCATGACGCCGCTCATCAGGGACCTTGCCGACCGGCTCGCGCCCGACGTGATGCTCAACGCGGGGGACACCACCATCAACGGCACGAGCGTGGAGTCCGTCTGCGTGGACTCGTTCGCGTCGGCCGTGCCCGACGGCGTCCCGTTCGTCGTGGCGGACGGCAACCACGACTCGCGGCTGACGACGGCCACCGAGCTGGCGAACCGCCAGATCGTGCTCGACGGCGACATCGTCGAGGTGGCGGGCATCCGGATCCTCGGCGACCGGGACCCGCTGGAGACCCGGATCGGCGGCGGCACCGTCAACGCGCGCGAGGAGACGCCCGAGGAGGCCGGCGAGCGGCTGCGGGACGTCGCGTGCGACGCCGCGGGGGAGGCCGGCCTGGGCGGCTTCACCGCGGAGGACCGGGTGGACCTGCTCATGGTGCACCAGCCCGTCGTCGGCACCGCCGCCCTGGAGTCGGGCTGCGTGCCGTTCCAGATCTCGGGGCACATGCACACGCGGATGGGTCCGGAGGTAGTGGGCTACGGCGTGCGATACGTGAACGCGAGCACCGCCGGCGCGACGCAGGGCAACGCCTCGGTGGGCCCCCTGCGCGACTCCTCGGAGATGACGGTGCTGCGGTTCGACCCGGAGCGGCGCCAGCTCGTGGACTGGCAGCTCGTCGAGGTCACGCCCGACGGCGAGGCGTCGGTGAGCGAGCGGCAGGCGATGCCGCCAGCGGTTCCGCTGCCGGACGAGATACCGGACGGGGTGCCCGGGGGTGTGCTGGGTGGGGTGCTCGGCGGGACGACGTCCGGCTCGGGGCGGACGCCGTCGCCGTCGGGCAACTAG
- a CDS encoding Ku protein, translating into MRAIWKGAVTFGLVNVPVKLYSATEDHDVPLHQVHDADGGRIRYKRVCEIDGEVVPYEHIDRAYDDGERTVVLTKQDLADLPAERDREISVVEFVPSEQIDLIMLDRTYYLEPDSKSTKAYVLLRRTLEETDRTAIVKFALRQRTRLAALRVREEILVLQTLLWADEIREAAFPSLDEPAKISDKELTMSAQLVSSFEADFTPEDYEDEYQVQLRKLVDAKLEAGDSVDTAATFGEAAEEETGGAEVVDLMEALKRSVADAKKSRRKTG; encoded by the coding sequence ATGAGGGCGATCTGGAAGGGTGCCGTGACCTTCGGCCTCGTCAACGTTCCGGTCAAGCTGTACAGCGCGACCGAGGACCACGACGTGCCGCTCCACCAGGTGCATGACGCCGACGGCGGACGCATCCGGTACAAGCGTGTGTGCGAGATCGACGGCGAGGTGGTGCCGTACGAGCACATCGACCGCGCCTACGACGACGGCGAGCGCACAGTGGTGCTCACCAAGCAGGACCTCGCTGACCTCCCCGCCGAACGGGACCGTGAGATCTCCGTCGTGGAGTTCGTGCCGAGCGAGCAGATCGACCTGATCATGCTCGACCGGACGTACTACCTGGAGCCCGACTCCAAGTCGACGAAGGCCTACGTGCTGCTGCGCCGCACGCTGGAGGAGACCGACCGCACCGCCATCGTGAAGTTCGCGCTGCGGCAGCGCACCCGGCTGGCGGCGCTGCGGGTGCGCGAGGAGATCCTGGTGCTGCAGACCCTCCTGTGGGCCGACGAGATCCGCGAGGCAGCGTTTCCGTCCCTCGACGAGCCCGCGAAGATCAGCGACAAGGAGCTCACGATGTCGGCCCAGCTGGTGAGCAGCTTCGAGGCCGACTTCACGCCCGAGGACTACGAGGACGAGTACCAGGTGCAGCTGCGCAAGCTCGTCGACGCGAAGCTGGAGGCCGGCGACAGCGTCGACACGGCGGCGACGTTCGGCGAGGCAGCCGAGGAGGAGACCGGGGGCGCCGAGGTGGTAGACCTCATGGAGGCCCTGAAACGCAGCGTCGCCGACGCAAAAAAATCCCGCCGCAAAACGGGCTGA
- a CDS encoding glutaredoxin family protein, producing the protein MGRPDRLTVYGAAWCRDCRRSKAVLDVRRVDYVYVDLVAHPTRADEAEALTGRKTLPVLVFPDGEHLVEPTNAELAAKLDRVGL; encoded by the coding sequence ATCGGCCGGCCCGACCGGCTCACCGTCTACGGCGCCGCGTGGTGCCGGGACTGCCGCCGCAGCAAGGCGGTGCTCGACGTGCGCCGGGTGGACTACGTCTACGTGGACCTCGTGGCGCACCCCACCCGGGCCGACGAGGCCGAGGCGCTGACCGGGCGAAAGACCCTCCCGGTCCTGGTGTTTCCCGACGGCGAGCACCTCGTCGAGCCCACCAACGCGGAGCTCGCGGCGAAGCTGGACCGCGTCGGCCTCTGA